A genomic region of Xiphophorus couchianus chromosome 18, X_couchianus-1.0, whole genome shotgun sequence contains the following coding sequences:
- the nop53 gene encoding ribosome biogenesis protein NOP53, translating into MAARRRLKRVAASQSGFLSFKSPSDPTASVGSRRKRVNKNKKKNWNKYSDVNDVDEFLEDVRHQERTTGGLLSEKADDSLFFLDLGQPEKPQPQAETPQADEGRKRKGKASRPLRIDLILKPDSLVPPPKDILAYQQPNAKKLRRIAEKAERLAAKGVVPRKQKRLLNRRPIDRTVKKAVAEANNNPDRDYYDIWGQEPKVSADPWYLQQTGKKLVKRPAKLNEKPSVLPAVEVIAPGGSYNPDFFSHQALLQEAHQVEVQKKKQEDKLERQLAINKKDKATEETNLREQVEGLVEEENDDEELAPSKEDDEAALAAIAVTQKKSEKQIKKEKAEKFKEQQRLTSRRQTERQQQLFQLRSIKASIRQQEEKTKSKQMQRRIKQEAQKAQPRRLGKLKFQAPDLDVQLSDELAGSLRQLKPEGSILKDRFKSFQKRNLIEPRERAKFKRKLKVKYVEKRAFREIT; encoded by the exons ATGGCGGCTCGCAGGAGGCTTAAACGCGTGGCTGCCTCCCAGTCgggatttttaagttttaagtcCCCTTCGGACCCGACAGCCTCGGTTGGTAGCCGGAGAAAACGAGtgaacaagaataaaaagaagaacTGGAACAAATACAGCGACGTTAATGACGTAGACGAGTTTTTAGAGGACGTCAGGCACCAGGAGAGGACCACCGG gGGTCTGCTATCTGAGAAAGCAGATgatagcttgttttttttggatCTTGGACAGCCAGAGAAACCACAACCACAAG ctgaAACTCCACAAGCTGATGAAGGGAGGAAGAGAAAAGGGAAAGCTTCACGTCCTTTGAGGATAGACCTCATCCTAAAGCCAGATTCTCTGGTTCCTCCTCCTAAAGA TATTCTGGCCTACCAACAACCAAATGCCAAGAAACTCCGTCGGATCGCCGAGAAGGCCGAGCGGCTGGCAGCCAAGGGCGTGGTGCCACGGAAACAGAAACGGCTGCTGAACAGACGGCCTATTGACAGAACTGTGAAGAAGGCCGTGGCAGAGGCCAACAACAACCCAGACAGAGACTATTACGACATATGGGGACAAGAGC CCAAAGTTTCAGCTGATCCCTGGTATCTGCAACAGACTGGGAAGAAGCTAGTTAAG CGTCCAGCGAAGCTGAATGAGAAGCCGTCCGTTCTTCCTGCTGTAGAGGTGATCGCTCCAGGTGGATCCTACAACCCGGACTTCTTTTCCCACCAG GCGTTGCTCCAGGAAGCCCATCAGGTGGAGgtccagaaaaaaaagcaagaggACAAGTTGGAGAGGCAGCTGGCCatcaataaaaaagacaaagctaCAGAG gagaCAAATCTTCGTGAGCAAGTGGAAGGATTAGTGGAGGAGGAGAATGATGATGAAGAGTTGGCTCCTTCAAAGGAAGATGATGAAGCAGCGCTGGCGGCCATCGCTGTGACTcagaaaaaatctgagaaacagATAAAGAAAGAGAAGGCAGAAAAATTTAAG GAGCAACAGCGGCTGACCAGCAGACGACAGACggagcggcagcagcagcttttccaGCTGCGCTCCATCAAGGCCTCCATCAGACAACAGGAAGAGAAGACCAAGAGCAAACAGATGCAGCGCAGAATCAAGCAGGAGGCTCAGAAAGCTCAGCCCAGACGTCTGGGAAAACTAAA attCCAGGCTCCAGATTTGGATGTGCAGTTAAGCGATGAGCTGGCTGGCTCCCTGAGGCAGCTCAAG CCAGAGGGCAGCATCCTAAAGGATCGCTTCAAGAGTTTCCAGAAGAGGAACCTTATTGAACCCAGAGAAAGAGCCAA GTTCAAGAGGAAACTCAAGGTGAAATATGTGGAAAAGAGAGCATTTAGGGAGATCACATAA
- the LOC114161432 gene encoding histone H3.3, giving the protein MARTKQTARKSTGGKAPRKQLATKAARKSAPSTGGVKKPHRYRPGTVALREIRRYQKSTELLIRKLPFQRLVREIAQDFKTDLRFQSAAIGALQEASEAYLVGLFEDTNLCAIHAKRVTIMPKDIQLARRIRGERA; this is encoded by the exons ATGGCTCGTACCAAGCAGACCGCCCGTAAGTCCACTGGAGGCAAAGCCCCGCGTAAGCAGCTGGCCACAAAGGCAGCTCGTAAGAGTGCCCCTTCCACTGGTGGGGTCAAGAAGCCTCATCGTTACAG GCCTGGTACTGTGGCTCTCCGTGAGATCCGTCGTTATCAGAAGTCCACTGAGCTGCTGATCCGTAAGCTGCCCTTCCAGCGTCTGGTGAGAGAGATCGCCCAGGACTTCAAGACCGACCTGCGTTTCCAGAGCGCGGCCATCGGAGCCCTGCAG GAGGCCAGCGAGGCTTACCTTGTGGGTCTGTTTGAGGACACCAACCTGTGCGCCATCCACGCCAAGCGTGTCACCATCATGCCCAAAGACATCCAGCTGGCACGTCGTATCCGTGGAGAGCGTGCCTAA